TCGATGCCACGCACGAAGTAGTCGACGATGGCGTCGTAGATGACGTCCCCCTCCGCGGCATCCTCGTAACCAGCCTCCAAAGACGGGTTGTCGTTGATCTCGATCACCGTGATGCGGCGTCCTCGTTGCTTGAGATCCACGCCGTAGAGACCATGCCCGATCAAGTTGGCAGCGCGAACTCCCAGCCGCACGACGGCCTTGGGTGCGTCCGCCAGGGGGATGGCCTCCACGCGACCGTAACGACGCGCGGTGCCGGTGCCCTTCTGTATCTGCCAGTGGCGGGGAGCCATGAAGTACTTGGCAGCCCAGATCGGTTGGCCGTCGAGCACGCCGACCCGCCAGTCGAACTCCGTCGGGAACCACTCCTGCGCGACGATCAAGTCGCTCTTCGCAAGCAGCGCTTCGGCTTGCGCGAACAGCTCTTCCTTAGTGCCCACCTTGTGCACGCCCTGGGAGAACGCGCTGTCGGGCTTCTTCAGGATGCAGGGTAGCCCCAGCTCCGCTTCCACGGTGTCGATGTTGTCCTTGTGCACGACCAGCGTACGCGGGGATGGGATCTCGTGCCGCGTGAGCAACTCGTAGAGATAGACCTTGTTGGTGCAGCGCAAGATCGAGTCCGGGTCGTCGATCACGACCAGCCCCTCCGCACGTGCACGCCGCGCAAAGCGATAGGTGTGATGATTGACGTGAGTGGTCTCGCGAATGAACAGCGCGTCGAAACTCGACAGACGCGTGTAGTCGTCCTTGCCGATGACCGTGACGCTCATGTCACGTCGCGCCGCTGCTCGAATCAAGCGAGTGACTGCTTTGTCGTCGGAAGGCGGGTCCGAGTCCGAAGCGTCGTACAGCAGCGCCAGGTTGTAGCGGTTGCTCTTGCGTCGGGGCGCACTGAAGCGCCCCTGCTTGAAGTACTGTGTGGCCTGCTTGCGCACGAAGCCGAGATGGCTGGCGGGGATCTCGCCTGCGCCAATGGCGTTGACACTGGACAGGTACCAGCGACCGCCGCGGCTACGATTGAAGCTGACGCGCAACAGTGGCGCGAAAAAGAGCTTGAACAGATGAGCGCTGAGCCGATCGTAGCGCTTGGCCAGGTTGCGGCCGAAGTACACAGAAAGGGAAAAGCTGCTGGATTGGATGGGGGCGAGGCTGCGTTGAATCAGCTCATCGAGATCGTCCGAGCGAATTCGCACGATCTCGTTGGCCTTCAGCTCCTGGATGGTGCTGACACTGGGGATGGGCTTGTGACCTCGCGCGGCCGCCAACAGTGAAACGTAGTAGCCCGTGGCCTGGTAGCGATACGAGCGCGACAAGTTGAAGACCGCAACGTTGCGCAGTTCGCTGTAGCGCGCGTCCGTCAGGTAGCTGCGGGCAGCTACCACCTCCACACCGGGGATGTGGAAGCGCCATTCTTTTGGATTGCCGACTATGATGAGGGCACGCATGACCGTTAGCGCGCGTGAGACGGTTCGATGATCACGAGATTGGCGTCATAGGTGACGATCCCGAGCAAGATGGCGTTCATGACCCGATCGATTCCGATCCAATACTGACGCGACCTTCCCCGGGATTCGGGTTCCCAGGGGTCTGCCACGTGAACCAGCTTCTGGATCTTGTCGTAGCCGCCCAGCACGACGAAGTGACCCATGGGGTCACCGCGAACGTCGTCGAACTCGGAGGTCGGACCATGCTCCCTTGCGCAGCGGTACAAATACGTCGCCGAAAGACCGGTGAGAATCGGAATGTTTCTGGCCAGATAGCGCCGAATCAGGCTGGGTTTCAGGTCGTCGAAACGCAACTGCCCGCCCCGACTGAGGAATTCCTCATAGGCCTGTGCCGCACGAGTGAGCTTTGGGCTGCGCTTCTCCTTGGCGCGGCGGCGAAGGCGTTCCGAAAGGTCCACGCCTGGCGTGAACCAGGTCGGATCGAAAACGACCAGATTGTAGGTGTAGATCGTGACCTTGAAGCCTCGCTTCAGAGCGTCGCAAGCCAGCATGACGCCCAAGGTGCCTCCCCCATCCACCGTGGGGGTTTCTTGGATGAGCTGGTCGAGAGGCAGCTTCAGGCCATGGAAGTCATAGACGGCGTGCAGACACGTTGGGCCGCAGGTGCTGTCGTCAGGCTGCGGCAGAATCGAGAGCTTGAGGGTCTTCTTGGGACCCGGTCGACGTCGTTTCTTGGAGGCGGCCATGACTCGCGCCAGTGAGTCTTACCACGTCGGCGTCCTGCATCGTGCAGGTCCTACTCCGGGGGGCGAAGACCCCAGGCGTGACGCACGTCCTCCCCTTCCACCATGAACACCACCATCTCCCCGATGTTGGTGGCGTGGTCGGCGATGCGCTCGAGGTATTTGCCGACGGACTGCAAGCGAGTCGCGCGAAACACGCACTGAGGATCGTTCATCATCACCGCGACGAGCTCTGGAAAGAGCTGCGCGTAGGTCGCATCGACCACACTATCGCGCTCGATGATGGCGCGGGCAGCGTCGGCGTCACGCGCCACGAAAGCGTCCAAGGCTCCGCGCAGCATCTCCCGCGTGACTTCGCCCATGCGCACGATGGTGCTGACCGCGCTCAGCGGCTCTTCTCCGGTCAGCTCGATCACGCGTTCACAGACGTTGACGCCCAAGTCACCAATGCGCTCCAGGTCCGTGACGAGCTTCATGGTCGTGGTAATGAAGCGCAAGTCCGACGCCACGGGCTGGCGCTTGGCCAGAATACGGAGACACAGCTCGTCGATCTCGAGCTCCAGGCGGTCCACCTCCACGTCGGTAGGCATGGCACGGCGGGCGATGTCGCCATTGCGGTCGACGAAGGCGCGCATGGCCTGGGTGAGCATCTCCTCCACCTTGGCGCCCATCAGCAGCACCTTTTCACGGAGCTTCGTCAGCTCGGCCTCGTACTCTCGATCGGTATGTTTGAGTGCGTTGGTCACGATGTCGCCACAGCCTCCCCGCTCAGCCGAAACGCCCGGTGATGTAGTCTTCGGTGCGCTTCTGTTTGGGGCGAGTGAACAGAACGTCCGTCTCGCCGTACTCCACCAACTCTCCCAGGTAGAAGAACGCCGTGTAGTCTGCCACGCGGGCCGCCTGCTGCATGTTGTGGGTCACGATGACGATGGTGTAGTCCCCGCGAAGCTCGTGAATCAGCTCCTCCACTCGTGCGGTGGCGATGGGATCCAGGGCGGAACAAGGCTCATCCATCAGGACCACCTCGGGTTCCAGGGCGAGCGTCCTGGCAATGCAAAGGCGCTGCTGCTGCCCCCCCGAGAGACTCATGCCCGAGCGCGCCAGGCTGTCCTTGACCTCGTCCCAGAGCGCAACCTGGCGCAGCACGCGTTCGACCACGGCGTCCGGGTCCTTGATGGTCAGACCGTTGAGGCGCAGTCCCGCGAGCACGTTGTCGCGGATGCTCATCGTGGGGAACGGATTCGGCTTCTGGAAGACCATACCGACGCGACGACGCACGCGCACCGGGTCGACGTTGTGGGCGTAGATGTCCTGCTTGTCCAAGAAGACACGCCCACGCACGTGCGCACCTTCCACGACTTCGTGCATGCGATTGAGACAGCGAATGAACGTCGACTTGCCGCAGCCCGAGGGCCCGATGATGGCAGTGACCTTCCGTTCCAGAATCGGCAAGTCGATGCCGCGCAGAACTTCGGTGGCACCAAAGGACGCCGCCAACCCTTCCGCTCGCATCTTCGTGGGGGAGTCAGGCACCGAATGGGTCGGCGACGAGGCACGAGGCTCCGACTTCGTCGCGCTTCCTTGGCTCACCGCGAGGGGGAGCGCCATTTCCATGTGTGCATTCATCGTGACCTCACCCGGTGCCGCACGAGCAAGCGTGCGGAGACGTTCAAGAGCAGTACCAGCAAGACCAAGACCAAGGCCGCAGCCCAGGCTTTTTGGTGCCAATCCTCATAGGGGGAAACGGCGTAGGTATAGATCTGAACCGGCAGGGATGCCGTAGGCTGATTCACCCCCTCGGCCCAGAACTGATTGCTGAATGCGGTGAATAGCAGGGGGGCCGTTTCGCCCGCCACGCGAGCCACCGCCAGCATCACGCCAGTGGCGATGCCTGGCGCCGCCGTGCGCAGCACGACTCGGAGCGTCGCCCGCCACTTGGGAACGCCGAGACCCAGGGCGGCCTCGCGCAGCGCTTTGGGCACCAGCTTGAGTAGCTCCTCGGTGGTACGTGTGACGGTGGGCAACATGATGACTGCCAGCGCAATTCCACCGGCCAGCGCGCTGAACTGCTTCGTGCGCAGCACCACGATCGTGTAGACGAAGATGCCCACGACGATCGACGGCACGCCGCTGAGCACGTCGGCGGAGAAGCGCACCACGCTTGCCAGCTTGCCTCCGCCGAACTCGGCCAGGTAGACGCCCGCGAGCACACCGGGGGGAATGCCGAACAGGCACGCCAACCCCACCAGCTCCAGGGTGCCGACGATGCCGTTGGCCACGCCGCCACCCGGCTCCCCCACGGGTTTCGGAAGCTGCGTGAAGAAGTCCCAGTCGAGCCCACCGATGCCGCGGACCGTGACGTAGTAGAGCACCAGCCCCAGGGGAATGATCGCCACGACGGTCGCCGCCACACATGCACCGCGGATCAGAGCGTCGACGGTTCGACGGCGGGCGTAGGGTTCAGCGCTCATACGCGTGCTCCTCCCGGCATCCGCCCCACGCGCCAGACGAGCAGACGCGCCAAGATGTTGAGCAGCAGCGTCACCGCAAAAAGCAGAAGCCCCACTTCCGCCAGGGCAGCCAGGTAGAGATCGCCCGTCGCTTCCGTGAACTCGTTCGCGATGACGCTCGCCATCGTATAAGAAGGCGCGAACAGGGACGCGCTGATCTCGGCGCGGTTGCCGATCAACATCGTGATCGCCATCGTCTCACCCAAGGCGCGCCCCAGCCCGAGGATCACCGCGCCAACCAGGCCGCTCTTGGCGTAGGGCAGCACGGCGGTGCGAACCGTTTCCCAACGAGTCGCGCCGAGAGCGAGTGCTCCTTCTCTCAATGTGGTGGGCACGGCCTTGAGGACTTCCCGACTGACGCTGGCAATCGTCGGCGTGATCATGATGGCCAAAACGATGCCACCCGCGAGCATGCCAAAGCCCTGGTGCGGCCCCGAAAACAGCGGCAAGAAACCGAGGGTCTTCGCCAGAGCGGG
The nucleotide sequence above comes from Polyangiaceae bacterium. Encoded proteins:
- the phoU gene encoding phosphate signaling complex protein PhoU; its protein translation is MTNALKHTDREYEAELTKLREKVLLMGAKVEEMLTQAMRAFVDRNGDIARRAMPTDVEVDRLELEIDELCLRILAKRQPVASDLRFITTTMKLVTDLERIGDLGVNVCERVIELTGEEPLSAVSTIVRMGEVTREMLRGALDAFVARDADAARAIIERDSVVDATYAQLFPELVAVMMNDPQCVFRATRLQSVGKYLERIADHATNIGEMVVFMVEGEDVRHAWGLRPPE
- a CDS encoding RimK family protein — its product is MRALIIVGNPKEWRFHIPGVEVVAARSYLTDARYSELRNVAVFNLSRSYRYQATGYYVSLLAAARGHKPIPSVSTIQELKANEIVRIRSDDLDELIQRSLAPIQSSSFSLSVYFGRNLAKRYDRLSAHLFKLFFAPLLRVSFNRSRGGRWYLSSVNAIGAGEIPASHLGFVRKQATQYFKQGRFSAPRRKSNRYNLALLYDASDSDPPSDDKAVTRLIRAAARRDMSVTVIGKDDYTRLSSFDALFIRETTHVNHHTYRFARRARAEGLVVIDDPDSILRCTNKVYLYELLTRHEIPSPRTLVVHKDNIDTVEAELGLPCILKKPDSAFSQGVHKVGTKEELFAQAEALLAKSDLIVAQEWFPTEFDWRVGVLDGQPIWAAKYFMAPRHWQIQKGTGTARRYGRVEAIPLADAPKAVVRLGVRAANLIGHGLYGVDLKQRGRRITVIEINDNPSLEAGYEDAAEGDVIYDAIVDYFVRGIEARRTGNIDDH
- the pstA gene encoding phosphate ABC transporter permease PstA translates to MSAEPYARRRTVDALIRGACVAATVVAIIPLGLVLYYVTVRGIGGLDWDFFTQLPKPVGEPGGGVANGIVGTLELVGLACLFGIPPGVLAGVYLAEFGGGKLASVVRFSADVLSGVPSIVVGIFVYTIVVLRTKQFSALAGGIALAVIMLPTVTRTTEELLKLVPKALREAALGLGVPKWRATLRVVLRTAAPGIATGVMLAVARVAGETAPLLFTAFSNQFWAEGVNQPTASLPVQIYTYAVSPYEDWHQKAWAAALVLVLLVLLLNVSARLLVRHRVRSR
- the pstC gene encoding phosphate ABC transporter permease subunit PstC, producing MATTGFDIVRPRPKWLARFGRDVNSGDLVFRIVAALLALSVVGVLALMAYEMYRASAASIDTFGLKFVTSQNWDPVRDEFGALPFIFGTVVSSLLALLISVPISIGVAIFLSELAPSWLKQPVGFLVELLAAVPSVVYGLWGIFALAPFLREVVEPALAKTLGFLPLFSGPHQGFGMLAGGIVLAIMITPTIASVSREVLKAVPTTLREGALALGATRWETVRTAVLPYAKSGLVGAVILGLGRALGETMAITMLIGNRAEISASLFAPSYTMASVIANEFTEATGDLYLAALAEVGLLLFAVTLLLNILARLLVWRVGRMPGGARV
- the pstB gene encoding phosphate ABC transporter ATP-binding protein PstB; translated protein: MRAEGLAASFGATEVLRGIDLPILERKVTAIIGPSGCGKSTFIRCLNRMHEVVEGAHVRGRVFLDKQDIYAHNVDPVRVRRRVGMVFQKPNPFPTMSIRDNVLAGLRLNGLTIKDPDAVVERVLRQVALWDEVKDSLARSGMSLSGGQQQRLCIARTLALEPEVVLMDEPCSALDPIATARVEELIHELRGDYTIVIVTHNMQQAARVADYTAFFYLGELVEYGETDVLFTRPKQKRTEDYITGRFG